The window CTCGATATCGTCCCTAGAGGTGATGCGCCGCCGCAGCGTGCCCACCACCCGCGAACTGATCTCTTTCAGCACCTGCGGGTCGAGGTTCTCTTCGGTGTCGGCGGCCAGGCGCTCTTCCATTTTATTCACGCTCTCGATCGCCACCTCGGCCGCCATGGCGATCGCCATGCGCTCCTCGCTCTTGCTGGCGCTCTTGTCCGCCACCTGCACGCCGCGCAGCAGCAGCGGCAACGCCAGCACCCCGACGATCAGCGACAGCAGGATCACCCCGGCGGCGATAAACACCAGTTGATAACGCGCCGGGAAGGCGGTGCCGTCGCTCAGCAACAGCGGGATAGACAGCACGCCGGCCAGGGTAATCGCCCCGCGCACCCCGGCGAAGGACGCTACCCACAGTTCGCGGGTGCTGTAATCGCTGAACTGCAGCGGGCGCTTTTTCATAAAGCGTTTGCTGGCGTTTTTCATCAGCCACAGCCAGGTGAAGCGCAGCACCAGCAGCGCGGCGTAGATGGTGGCCACGTCGGCGAACAGGTACCAGGTCTGGATGGTCGGGTCCAGTTCGGCCTGCAGAATCGAAGTTTCCAAAATGCCCGGCAGCTGCAGGCCCAACATGATGAACACCATGCCGTTGAACACGAACTCGAGCATCGCCCAGACGCTGTTGGCGCGCAGGCGCATCGCCAACGGCGCATTGCGGATCACCCCGGATTGGCTGATGGTCATCCCCGCCGCCACCGCCGCCAGGATGCCCGACACGCCGATATGTTCGGCAATCAGATAAGAGGCGAACGGCAGCAACAGCAGGAAGACAATCTGCGTGGCCGGATCATCGCCGCTCCAGCGGCTCATCACCCGCAGCGACTTGCTGTAGGTCCAGGTGACCGCCACGCCGGCCAGCAGGCCGCCGATCGCCACCTTGAGGAACTCGAGGGTCGCGCCGCCGACGGTGAACACCATAGTGCCCATCGCCACCGCGATGGCGAATTTGAGCGACACCAGGCCGGACGCATCGTTCATCAGCGCCTCGCCCTCGAGCACGCCCATGATCTGCTTGGGAATACGGCCTTTACCGACGATGCCGGACAGCGCCACGGCGTCGGTCGGCGACAGCACCGCCGCCAGCGCGAAGGCCGCCACCAGCGGAATGCCCGGCACCATGGCGTAAATCAGGTAGCCGACGCCGACCACGGTAATCAGCACCAGAACCAGCGCCAGGCCAAGAATTTCACGTCCGTGGTGCAGGAACTCGCGCGTCGGCGTT is drawn from Serratia entomophila and contains these coding sequences:
- a CDS encoding Na+/H+ antiporter — translated: MEIFFTILILILVVSLSGVVTRMLPFQVPLPLMQIAIGALLAWPHFGLHVDFDPELFLVLFIPPLLFADGWKTPTREFLHHGREILGLALVLVLITVVGVGYLIYAMVPGIPLVAAFALAAVLSPTDAVALSGIVGKGRIPKQIMGVLEGEALMNDASGLVSLKFAIAVAMGTMVFTVGGATLEFLKVAIGGLLAGVAVTWTYSKSLRVMSRWSGDDPATQIVFLLLLPFASYLIAEHIGVSGILAAVAAGMTISQSGVIRNAPLAMRLRANSVWAMLEFVFNGMVFIMLGLQLPGILETSILQAELDPTIQTWYLFADVATIYAALLVLRFTWLWLMKNASKRFMKKRPLQFSDYSTRELWVASFAGVRGAITLAGVLSIPLLLSDGTAFPARYQLVFIAAGVILLSLIVGVLALPLLLRGVQVADKSASKSEERMAIAMAAEVAIESVNKMEERLAADTEENLDPQVLKEISSRVVGTLRRRITSRDDIENALALENLERRFRLTALRAERGELYHLRATQKISNETLQKLLHDLDLLEALLIEREG